The Thalassotalea sediminis genome includes the window AAGAAATGGGTAAGTTTCCTGATACTAACCTTGCCGAATCATTACAGCGCATTACCGGGGTTTCTGTAAGCCGAAGTAACGGTGAGGGGAGCCAGATCACGGTGCGTGGTTTTGGTCCTGATTTCAACTTAATTACACTCAATGGACGTCAAATGCCTGGCACAGGTAATACACGTTCATACAGTTTAGAAAATCTTGCATCAGACGGTGTTTCTGCACTTGAGGTGTATAAGACTGCACGTGCAGAAAATCCAAGTGGTGGTTTAGGGGCAACTGTTAATATTGTTACTCGTAAACCGCTGGCAAGTCCTGGAGAGCGTTACAGTTTATCTGGTAAAGCAATTCACGATACTTCAAATGAAGAAAACAGTGATGTTACACCTGAGTTCTCTGCACTTTATTCAAATACCTTTTTAGACGATACCTTAGGTGTAGCGTTTTCTTTTACACATCATGAACGTGACTTTCAAAAACAACTGGCTAATATCCAAGGTTGGCAAGCAAACGTTGCATTACCAACAAATTTAGATGACGACAAAGTAGTTGATCCACGTCCATTAGATGATGAAGGTAATCGAGTGGGAAATCATTTTTTTCCTCGTGATATGAATTACGGTATCGAGAATTTAGAGAGAGATAGAACCAATGGCCACGTTACTATTCAGTATATGCCAATTGAATCACTTATCGTTTCACTTGACTATATTCGTACAGAAGCGACTACAGGTGTAAATTCTATTGGCTGGGGCTTATGGAACGACTACGGTGGTAATATCAATGCTTATGAAATTGATGAAAATGGTACCGTTGTTTATGCCGATATAAGTGGTAATGATGGCTCATACACTGCATCAAGAGGAACAACAGATGTAGAAGAGGAATCAATAGGGCTTAATTTTGACTGGCAAGTAACAGATACATTAAATATTGTACTTGATTATCACGACTCTTCTAGTGAAATTGATAACGGTGGTGATGACGGATTAGGCAGTTTTGGTTCTTTGGTACTGGGATCTGATCAGTTAAGAACGAAAACTTATGATTATCGCAACGGCGATATCCCGCGTGCAGAAATCTATTGGAATAATGGCACAACGGAACTAGCACCAGGAGAAATTGACTCTCATTTCAGTCAGTTTATTCATTCTCCAGGAAAGTCCGAAATAGAGCAGGTACAGTTACACGGTACGTGGGAAAATGATGCATTCGACATTCCACTTGTTCAAGTGAAGTTTGGTGGTGCCTATACAGATCAACGTATGGGTGGTTCTCACGCATGGAGCGGTTTAATTGGTGGCTTTTTGTTTAACCCATCATGGCCTGAAATGTTTCCAGACGGTATGTTCACTAAACACAGCACTAACAACTTCTTGGATGAATTTGGTAGTGGCGGGGCTAACTTGACACCGAGTTATTACTACACCTTTGATTTTGATGAAGTGGTTGCTCGTTCAGAAGCTTTTTTAACCAATGAGCTTTTAGGTGGTGACGATTATTTTGCTACAACGGCTTACCATGATATGGGGACATTAACTGAAGGCTCTGTACAAGAAGAAACAAAAAGTGTGTATGTACAATCGCAATGGGAATTTGACGTTGCTGATTACCCTGTACAATTAAACATTGGTGTGCGTTATGAAGAAACAGACGTGACCAGTAATGTGCTTCAGCCAGTGCCTACTACGGTATGGTGGAAAGGTGGCAGTGAGTGGCATACACAATATTTGCCGGGAGATGCTAACTTTCTTAAGCAAACTGGTGAACACGATGTGTTCCTTCCTATGATTGATTTAAAAGTAGAGCTTACTGATGAAATTGTTGCTCGCGCTTCTTGGGGGAAAACCATTACACGTGCACCATTAGGGGATTTAGCTGGCGGCAGAAGTTTGTCTGGTAGCCCTAAAATTGGTTCTCGAAATGGTGGTGAAGGTAATACCAACCTACAACCATTCGAATCTACCAATTTTGATCTGAGCTTAGAGTATTACTATGACGAAGCAAGTTATGCATCAGTTGGTTACTTTAGAAAAGATGTAGAAAACTTTATTGGTAGTCAAATCGTCTCTACAACCATTGATGGCTTTCACGATATTTATCTTGGCCCTCGCTGGAACCAAGCGGTAGCTAATATTGAAGGACGAGGTGAGCAAGCAACTAATGATGCAATATTTGCTGAAATACAGGCAAATGGATCAGCGTTAAATGAACAAGGTTATTTAACGCCTTCTTCGGAAGACCCATTAATTACTTGGGATATACGTCGACCATTTAACGCGCCTGATACTAAAACGGTTGATGGTTTTGAAATTGCGTTTCAACATTTGTTTGGAGAAACGGGTTTTGGTCTTGGTATTAATGGCACCATTGTTGAAGGTGACGTCGAATTCGATGTTAATAGCTTAGAACAACAAACACCACTAACGGGTCTTAGTGATTCGGCAAACTTCCAAGCCTTTTACGAAAAAAATGGTCTGTCAATTAAAGCAACTTACGCTTGGCGTGATGAATACTTGATTGGCGTAGGTCAAAACGAAGGGTCTTCAGATAACCCACCTCAGTTTGCTAAAGCGTTTGGACAATGGGATTTAAGCGTTAATTATGATGTTGATGAGCAAACAACGGTATTTTTTGAAGGTATAAATATCAATAACGAGACAGAACAGGGCTATGGCCGTTATGAAGAGCAGTTTCTTTTTGCTCGCCAGTACGGCCCTCGCTATGTTGTCGGTTTTAGATATAGCTTTCAATAGCACCAACGTTATTCGGCGGTAAATGTTGCCGCCGAATATTTTTTATTGTCGAGCGTTCTCGCTCGACTTTGACCTAAGTCCTAACGACGATATTATCTTTATAGGAGCGCTTTATGGCTGAGTTTTCGATGTCTGCAAAGCCAGCGACTGAGCAGTTACCCCCTAAAGGAGCGAATACATATACTTTCGCACTTTGTTCGCTTACCACCTTATTTTTTATGTGGGGATTTATTACTTGTCTAAACGACATTTTAATTCCTTATCTTAAAGGCGCATTTGAACTGTCTTATACACAGGCAATGTTGATTCAGTTTTGCTTTTTTAGTGCTTACTTTATTGTTTCAATACCCGCAGGAAACTTAGTGGCAAAAATTGGTTATCAAAAAGGTATTGTTACTGGCTTAACTGTTGCGGCCATTGGTTGTTTGTTGTTTTATCCAGCAGCAGCTCTAGAGGTGTATGCGTTATTTTTAATTGCTTTGTTTGTATTAGCTGCAGGTATAACGTTACTGCAAGTGTCTGCAAACCCTTTTGTCAGCATATTAGGGCCAACTAAAACTGCTTCTTCGCGTCTGACGATGACGCAAGCTTTTAACTCTCTAGGTACGACAGTAGCGCCGTTTTTTGGCGCATATTTAATTTTTTCATCGGTAGAAACGTCGGATGCAACGGGCGCTTCCGCGGTTCAGCTACCTTATTTACTATTGGCAGCAATATTACTGTTGTTAGCTGGCGTATTTGCAAAATTAAAATTACCAAAATTAGGAACCGTAACGCACAGTGCGGCTTCCTATGCCGATGCAATTAAGTTTTCGCATCTTAAACTAGGTGCCATCGCCATCTTTTTATATGTAGGTGCTGAAGTTGCAATTGGTAGTTTCTTGGTCAGTTATTTACACGATCCAAATATTGCTGGTTTAACGGAATCAGAAGCATCTCGTTTAATCGCTTATTACTGGGGCGGCGCTATGTTAGGTCGTTTTGTCGGTGCCATTGTTATGCAACATGTGAGTGCGGGCAAAGTATTAGCCTTTAATGCTGCTGCTGCGATTGTGTTGTTAATGTTAACAATTTTCAGTCAAGGTGAAATAGCTAAATGGTCTGTACTCGCAATAGGACTCTTTAACTCTATTATGTTTCCAACCATTTTTAGTCTCGCTATAAGTGGTTTAGGACAACACGCAAGTCGAGGCTCTGGCGTGTTGTGCTTGGCAATTGTGGGTGGTGCGATAGTACCGCTATTGCAAGGTGTTTTGGCAGATGTTGTCGGTCTTCAACTTGCATTTTTCTTACCACTTCTCTGTTATATCTATATTGCTTTTTATGGGGTTAAAGGCTCAGTGCCAACCCACGTAGAAGCTGATAAGGAATAAATATGAACATGTTTTTAAAATCTTGTTTGGCATTATCTTGCGCGAGTTTATTAGGCGCTTGTCAACAGTCTGAAAATGTTGCAGAGCAGCAACTAGAGACAATGAATAAGGCTGCGAAAATTTGGCCTAAAATTAGCTCTGACGTAAAAAGAGACCCTGCTGTTGAAGCAAAAGTTGCCAAGATGCTAGCAACAATGACACTTGAACAGAAAGTCGCACAAATGATTCAGCCAGAAATCAGGGATATTAGTGTTGAGGATATGCGACGTTACGGATTTGGCTCGTATTTGAATGGTGGAGGCTCATTTCCAAATAATGACAAACATTCTACACCTCAAGACTGGATTGCACTTGCTGAAAAAATGTATCAAGCATCTATAGACGATAGCCTAGATGGTAGTGCAATCCCTACGATGTGGGGGACTGATGCGGTTCATGGGCATAATAACGTGATTGGCGCTACGTTATTTCCACATAACATCGGCCTTGGCGCCGCGAACAACCCAGCGTTAATTGAGAAAGTTGCTCAAATAACCGCAACGGAAGTGATGGTGACAGGTATTGATTGGGTATTTGCGCCTACCGTTGCAACTGTGCGCGATGATAGATGGGGAAGAACGTATGAGGGATACTCTGAAGATCCTGAAATTGTTAAGCAATATGCAAACGCGATTGTAAAAGGTCTTCAAGGACACGCCGGCGAAGATTTCTTAGGTGACGATCGTGTGATCAGTACAGTAAAACATTTTATTGGCGATGGTGGTACAGTAGGTGGTGATGATCAAGGTGATAATATTGCTACTGAACAAGCGCTATTCGATATACATGGTCAAGGGTATGTTGGTGGTCTTACAGCTGGTGCTCAATCAGTAATGGCATCCTTTAATAGTTGGCATGGTAAGAAGTTGCATGGTCAAAAATATCTATTAACAGATGTACTTAAAGAACAAATGGGCTTTGATGGTTTTGTGGTTGGTGACTGGAACGGACACGGTCAGATAGCCGGCTGTAGTAATGATAACTGTCCACAAGCTGTTAATGCTGGTTTAGATATTTACATGGTACCAACAGACGCTTGGAAGCCATTGATGGAAAATACCATTAAACAAGTAAAAGAAGGTGTGATTGCGCAATCAAGAATCGACGATGCAGTACGCCGAATTTTACGTGTTAAATATAGAGCAGGCTTATTTGATAAACCAAGTCCTCAGAACCGATTATTTTCAGGAAAAACTGAATTAATTGGCCAGGCGTCACATCGTGTGGTTGCACAACAAGCTGTACGAGAGTCATTAGTACTACTTAAGAACAAAGCTAATATTCTACCGTTGTCGCCAAAACAGCATATATTGGTTGCAGGAGATGGTGCGGACAATATAGGTAAGCAATCAGGTGGTTGGACAATTACGTGGCAAGGAACAAACAACACTAACGAAGACTTTCCTGGTGGCAGTTCTATTTATGACGGCTTTAAAGCACAAGTTGAACAAGCGGGTGGCACTATTGAACTGAATACTGAAGGTGAGTTCAACACAAAACCAGATGTTGCCGTTGTTGTTTTTGGTGAAGAACCTTACGCAGAAGGACATGGCGACCGTGCAAACTTAGATTATCAACGTGGTGTAAAAAAAGACTTAGCGTTGTTGAAAAAACTTAAAGCTCAGAATATCCCTGTTGTATCGTTGTTTATTAGCGGACGCCCTATGTGGGTTAATGCGGAACTTAACAATAGTGATGCCTTTGTGGCAGTTTGGTTGCCTGGCTCAGAAGGTAAAGCTATCGCTGATGTAATATTGACCGATGCCAAAGGCGATATACAGCATGACTTTAAAGGTAAGCTGTCTTTTTCTTGGCCAAAATCGGCAGATCAACTCGTTAACCGTGGTGATAAAGTTTATGAACCGTTATTACCTTATGGATTTGGTTTGCAATATGGTGATGAAAACGTGCTAGCCGACAACTTAAATGAACAGACTGCAAAAATAAGTGTCGATCAAAGCCAAGTTAACTTATTTGATGGACAGGTTGCTAAACTATGGCAATTAACCTTAATCGATGGCGATAGTGCTAAGATTATTAATTCGAGCACCGCAGCGCTTAAACATGTGTCATACCGTACGATAGACCGTCATGTGCAAGAAGATGCGTTTACAATCGTCACTAACAATGCGGAATCTGCAGGTATTGTATTAGCCACCACCAATGGTTTTCGTGAAGACCTAACCGCAGCTCAGGAAGCCGGGAACTATTTAGCACTTGCTATTCGACGCAACAGCGAAGAGGTGACTGAAGCAAGTGTGTCGTTAAGTTGTGAAAGTATCGGTGATGAAAAGGGCAGTTGTTCAGGTGTTGTTCCTATTGATCAGGCTCTTAATCGCTTACCCGCAGACGCTTGGCAAGATGTCGTTATTCCATTGTCATGTTTTACGCAGCAAGGGGTAAAATTTGGTGAAGTTGTTTCGCCATTTGCGATGACAATCAAGGGGTCGAGCAGTGTTTCAATTAGCTCGATTCAATACCGCTCTGCTAAACAGAGTGACCAACCCTTAGCTTGCCAATAACTATTTACACAGCGCTTTAATGATTGACAAATTAAAGCGCTATTATCTTTTCTTATACCATCGTCCACTTCCTTTTAATGCTCGTATTTATTTGCAAACATGTATTTTATCATTCACACAATGAATGACAGCGTTGTCAACTTGATTTAACGGTGATAATGTAAGCGCAGCGTGACTCATAGTATTTGATCCTAAAATCCATCTTATTCGACTTTAGTTGAGTATGCGAAATGATTTACATGCTATATGATGTTGCCAATTACAATAAATATAATTGTCGCTATCAGCGAAAGCGTTTAGTAGATAAAGCAATACTAAGTGGCATAAATAATTGACTTTAGCTGTAAGCATTATTTATTTCACTTGGTTTGAGATATCAAGTTATTTTACGAAGGACTTATCATGCAAGAACTAAAGAGTCGTTATCCAGTATTACCGAGTGCCGAAGCACATACGCATATTGATACTGATACTTATGAAAAAATGTATCAACAATCAATTGAACAACCAGACGTATTTTGGGCAGAACAAGCGAAAGAATTTTTAGACTGGTATCAACCTTTTGATACGGTGAGTAAAGTTGATTTAAAATCAGGTGATATAAAGTGGTTTGAAGGCGGTAAGTTAAACGTTAGCTACAACTGTATTGATAGACATTTACCCACTAAAGCAAATGATGTTGCAATCATTTGGGAAGGTGATAATCCGGAAGAAGATCTTAAGGTTACCTATCAAGAATTACATGACCATGTGTGTCGCTTTGCCAATTTGTTAAAAGCACGTGGTGTAAAGAAGGGTGATCGTGTGTGTATTTACATGCCGATGATCCCTGAAGTTGGCTATGCAATGTTAGCTTGTGCCCGTATTGGCGCTATTCATTCAGTTGTCTTTGGTGGCTTTTCTACCGAATCTATTAGGGCACGTATTGATGATGCAGATTGCCAAGTGGTTATTACTGCCGATGAAAGTTTACGTGGCGGTCGTGTTATTCCTTTAAAAGCTAACGTTGACGCGGCTATCGCTGATTGTCCAAGTGTACATTCTGTTATTGTCGTCGAGCGCACAGGTGGAGATGTCGCCTGGAACGATACTATTGATGTTAAGTACCAAGCATCTGTTGCAAACCTACCTGCTGTATGTGAACCAGAAGTGATGGACGCAGAAGATCCATTATTCATCCTTTATACCTCTGGCTCTACTGGTACACCAAAAGGTGTGCTTCATACGTGTGGTGGTTATTCGCTTTATACTGCGATGACACACAAATATGTATTTGACTATAAAGAAGGTGAAATCTACTGGTGTACAGCTGATGCTGGTTGGATAACGGGCCATTCATACATTTTTTACGGGCCACTTGCTAATGGTGCTACAACATTGGTTTTTGAAGGGGTGCCTACTTATCCAGATGCAGGTAGATTTTGGCAAGTGTGCGAAAAGCATAAAGTAAATATCTTTTATACAGCACCGACGGCAATTCGCGCGTTAATGAGTGTTGGTGATGATTACGTTACTAAATACGACTTATCAGATTTACGCTTACTTGGTACGGTTGGTGAACCAATTAACCCAGAAGCTTGGCATTGGTATTATGAAGTCGTTGGTAAATCTAACTGTCCTATCGTTGATACTTGGTGGCAGACGGAAACAGGCGGTATTCTGATTACTTCTTTACCTGGAGCCGTTGATATGAAACCTGGTGCAGCGGGCAAACCATTCTTTGGTGTTAAACCTGCATTGTTCGATAAAGATGGCAACACATTAACGGGTGAAAACCAAGGCTTGTTAGTGATGACAGGCAGTTGGCCGGGTCAACTCCGTAGTGTTTATGGCAACCATGAACGCTTTATTGATACCTATTTAAGCCAATATCCTGGTAACTACTTTACTGGTGATGGTGCAAAACGTGATGAAGACGGCTTTTATTGGATCACAGGGCGTGTTGATGACGTACTTAATGTATCTGGACATCGCCTAGGTACTGCGGAAATTGAAAGTGCATTAGTATTGCATCCTGCAGTTGCAGAAGCTGCTGTTGTTGGTTACCCACACGAAGTGAAAGGCCAAGGCGTATATGCTTATGTTACATTAATGGCAAATGCTACAGAATCGCCAGAACTCAACAAAGAGCTAATTGAGTTTGTCGCAAAAGAGTTAGGTCGTTTTGCTAAACCTGATTATATTCAATGGGCGCCGGGCTTACCAAAAACGCGTTCAGGTAAAATTATGCGTCGTATTTTGCGTAAAATTGCCGAGAATGAAATTGACACATTAGGTGATACTTCAACGCTAGCAGATCCAGCGGTAGTTGATAATTTGATTGAAAATCGAATCGTTCATGGTTAATTGAGCATTTATAAAATAAAAGCGCCTTAATAGGGCGCTTTTTTTATGCAAACACTTTCTTCGTTACTTTTTCATTATGTATTTGTCTTTCGTTGAAAATGGCAAACATTTAGTTCTTTACTATACTGCTCCTGTCATTAATTAAATATTATTGAAGTCTACTTTAACCTTCCGGTTTAAAGCTGTAATAGTATTAAAGTAAGGTACTATTATGAAAAATATATTTGTGATGTTGGCTAGTTTATTATTTGTATTATCGGCAATAGCTGAAGAAGCAAAAGAGTATACGCAATGGGATACATTTCGATTTACAATCGACAATAAAAACGCTCAAAAGCTCACCAAAAACATGCGTTCGCATATCAAAAAATTTCATGTTAAAGACCCGTTAAAAACACGAATCTATAACATTATCTATGGCCCAAATGTCAATGAACTTATTTGGGTTATGGGACCAGTGAGTTTTTCTGAATTAGACGCAAGGCCTGAAAGTAAAAGTCATGATGATGATTGGGCGGACAATATTAACCCTTATATTAACTCATATAATCAAAGTGAAATTTGGCGGCATATGGAAAATCTTGTTATCAATAATTTAGATGATAAGGCTCCCTCTCCTGAAAAATTTTCCTGCCGATATTTAACTGTTAGGCAAGATCAGGATTGGGAAGTTGCAAAATATTTATTGATGCAAATAAAAGAAACGTTAATGAAAACTGGTAAAGTTAAATATTGGGCAATGATGGACAACAAATTTATACAAGGAAAAATGAATGGCCGGCATTTGATGGCTATATCCTCTTTTGATAAGTGGGCTGAAATGGATGACGATTGGGAGTTTAAGAAGCACTTTGAAGAAATTTACGGTAAAGGAAGTTATAAATCGTTTTCTGAAAGTTATTCTAAAGCGTTTGAAAACACATGGCATGAAATTATTTCAGTGAATAAAGACATGAGCGGTCTTTAATTAAATATCGTTTGTAAAAAGCACCTTTGATAGGTGCTTTTTTATGGTCAGAATAAATATTATCTATAGTTAACATATTGATTTTAAATGATTAAAATGTAATGTTGGTCGTTTTTTAATATTTGGTTGTTTTGTTGAGCTAGGTTAGTCAATAAATAATTGAAAAAGTATTTGCCAGATAAATTTTATCATGTAAGAATATATGTACAATTTACGTAAACCAAAGTTTACAACATATACATATAATGATTTTGAATAAATTTAGTTTTTATTATTTCTGGTCTTTCTATTGCTAAACATCCTGTTTAGCCCGTATGTATTATTCTTATAAAACTCGCTGTTAAAATATCTGGAACGTTAAAATGTCTGAATCAAATGTAAGTGCGATAAGCCCGAAAGGATCATTAAACAATATTCATGTCAATGCTGAAGAAGTGCTTATTACCCCGCAACAATTGCGTGATGAATTACCACTCTCGAAACAGGGTCGTGAATTTATAATCAATGCTAGGCAAGATATAGCTAATATCATCCATAAAAAAGATCACCGTTTTTTAGTGATTAGTGGCCCTTGTTCAATACATGATGTCGAGGCAGCTAAAGCGTACGCTCAACAATTAAAAGCACTACATGATCAATACAAAGACACACTCTATATTGTTATGCGCGTTTATTTTGAAAAGCCTAGAACAACGGTTGGCTGGAAAGGGCTGATTAATGATCCTGACATGAATGGTTCATTCGACGTTGAAAGTGGCTTAAGAAAAGCGCGCGAGCTATTGTTATACTTAACGGATTTGGGTTTACCTTTGGCGACCGAAGCGTTAGATCCGATCAGCCCTCAATACCTTGCGGAGCTTTTTAGTTGGTCAGCAATTGGTGCTAGAACAACTGAATCACAAACACATCGTGAAATGGCAAGTGGCTTATCAATGCCGATTGGCTTTAAAAATGGCACGAATGGTAGCCTTGATGTGGCGATAAATGCGATGCAATCTGCTGCATCTTCGCATCGTTTTATGGGAATTAACCAAGAAGGGCAAGTGGCATTAATTAAAACTTCAGGCAACCCAGATGGTCATGTCATTTTACGAGGGGGTAAAAAGCCCAATTACCAAGCAGATGATATTGCGCTTTGTGAACAACAACTTGCAAAGCATGCGTTAGAGCCGGGTATTGTTGTTGATTGTTCACACGGGAATTCGAATAAGGACTATCGTCGACAACCAATAGTTGCGCAAGATGTTGTTACTCAAATTGTAAATGGTAACAAATCTATTATTGGTATAATGCTTGAGAGTCACTTAAATGAAGGGAATCAAAGTGCTGATTTACCAAAAGATCAACTTAAGTATGGTGTTTCGGTCACCGACGCTTGCATTGACTTTACAACTACAAAAGCTTTACTAGGGCAAAGTGTGGAGCAATTGTCATCAGTGTTAAACGCAAGAATTTTGTAACCTATTTATGGAAAAATCAGATATAACAGCACAACTAAAATTACTGCGTGATCAAATAGATGACGTAGACAGCCAATTAGTTGAATTACTGGCGAAGCGCCGTGCGATTACTAGTAAAGTCGGGGCGTTAAAAAGTGAAGTAGGCATGCCAATTTACGCTCCTGATAGAGAGCGTGAGTTGTTGGCGTTAAGGCGTCAGCAAGCTGCTGATGCTGGCTTGTGCCCTGAACTCATTGAAGATATTTTGCGACGCTTAATGCGAGATTCTTATAGTAGTCAAGATGCTAGTGGCTATCGTTGCGTAAACCCTTCGTGTCGTAAAGTTGTCGTAATAGGCGGTGCAGGACAACTCGGTGCAGTCTTTGTAGATTTATTTTCGCGGTCAGGTTATCGAGTAGAAATTCTTGAACATGATGATTGGGCGAGAAGTAATGACATTCTTGCTGAAGCCAGTTTAGTGATCGTTTCTGTACCTATTAGGCTAACTGCGAATATCATACAACAACTTCACCAATTACCAAAAGATTGTGTTTTGGCAGACATAACAAGTATTAAAGCTGCGCCATTACATGAAATGATGCGAGTTCACAGTGGACCTGTTGTGGGTTTACATCCGATGTTTGGGCCAGACGTTGCCGGCCTTATTAAGCAAACGATTATCACCTGTGAAGGGCGTCAACCAGAGGACTATCAATGGTTGCTTGATCAGTTCGCTGTTTGGGGGGCAAAAATCTATCCTGTTACTGCCCAACAGCATGACCAAGCAATGTCGATGGTACAAGTGATGAGGCACTTTTCAACAATCGCTTATGGTTATCACTTAATGACAGAAGGTGCTGAAATTTCTCAATTGGTAGATATGAGCTCACCTATTTATCGATTGGAACTTATTATGGTCGGCAGGTTATTTGCGCAAGATCCAATACTATACACAGACATTATTTTTTCTAATCGAGACAATATTGCCATGATGAAGCGGTTTGCTTACCGTTTTCTTGAGTTGTTAGAAGATGTTGAGATGGGAGACAAAGATGCATTTGTTACCATGTTTAATCAAGTTTCTGATTGGTTTG containing:
- a CDS encoding glycoside hydrolase family 3 protein, whose product is MNMFLKSCLALSCASLLGACQQSENVAEQQLETMNKAAKIWPKISSDVKRDPAVEAKVAKMLATMTLEQKVAQMIQPEIRDISVEDMRRYGFGSYLNGGGSFPNNDKHSTPQDWIALAEKMYQASIDDSLDGSAIPTMWGTDAVHGHNNVIGATLFPHNIGLGAANNPALIEKVAQITATEVMVTGIDWVFAPTVATVRDDRWGRTYEGYSEDPEIVKQYANAIVKGLQGHAGEDFLGDDRVISTVKHFIGDGGTVGGDDQGDNIATEQALFDIHGQGYVGGLTAGAQSVMASFNSWHGKKLHGQKYLLTDVLKEQMGFDGFVVGDWNGHGQIAGCSNDNCPQAVNAGLDIYMVPTDAWKPLMENTIKQVKEGVIAQSRIDDAVRRILRVKYRAGLFDKPSPQNRLFSGKTELIGQASHRVVAQQAVRESLVLLKNKANILPLSPKQHILVAGDGADNIGKQSGGWTITWQGTNNTNEDFPGGSSIYDGFKAQVEQAGGTIELNTEGEFNTKPDVAVVVFGEEPYAEGHGDRANLDYQRGVKKDLALLKKLKAQNIPVVSLFISGRPMWVNAELNNSDAFVAVWLPGSEGKAIADVILTDAKGDIQHDFKGKLSFSWPKSADQLVNRGDKVYEPLLPYGFGLQYGDENVLADNLNEQTAKISVDQSQVNLFDGQVAKLWQLTLIDGDSAKIINSSTAALKHVSYRTIDRHVQEDAFTIVTNNAESAGIVLATTNGFREDLTAAQEAGNYLALAIRRNSEEVTEASVSLSCESIGDEKGSCSGVVPIDQALNRLPADAWQDVVIPLSCFTQQGVKFGEVVSPFAMTIKGSSSVSISSIQYRSAKQSDQPLACQ
- a CDS encoding 3-deoxy-7-phosphoheptulonate synthase; the protein is MSESNVSAISPKGSLNNIHVNAEEVLITPQQLRDELPLSKQGREFIINARQDIANIIHKKDHRFLVISGPCSIHDVEAAKAYAQQLKALHDQYKDTLYIVMRVYFEKPRTTVGWKGLINDPDMNGSFDVESGLRKARELLLYLTDLGLPLATEALDPISPQYLAELFSWSAIGARTTESQTHREMASGLSMPIGFKNGTNGSLDVAINAMQSAASSHRFMGINQEGQVALIKTSGNPDGHVILRGGKKPNYQADDIALCEQQLAKHALEPGIVVDCSHGNSNKDYRRQPIVAQDVVTQIVNGNKSIIGIMLESHLNEGNQSADLPKDQLKYGVSVTDACIDFTTTKALLGQSVEQLSSVLNARIL
- the acs gene encoding acetate--CoA ligase, with translation MQELKSRYPVLPSAEAHTHIDTDTYEKMYQQSIEQPDVFWAEQAKEFLDWYQPFDTVSKVDLKSGDIKWFEGGKLNVSYNCIDRHLPTKANDVAIIWEGDNPEEDLKVTYQELHDHVCRFANLLKARGVKKGDRVCIYMPMIPEVGYAMLACARIGAIHSVVFGGFSTESIRARIDDADCQVVITADESLRGGRVIPLKANVDAAIADCPSVHSVIVVERTGGDVAWNDTIDVKYQASVANLPAVCEPEVMDAEDPLFILYTSGSTGTPKGVLHTCGGYSLYTAMTHKYVFDYKEGEIYWCTADAGWITGHSYIFYGPLANGATTLVFEGVPTYPDAGRFWQVCEKHKVNIFYTAPTAIRALMSVGDDYVTKYDLSDLRLLGTVGEPINPEAWHWYYEVVGKSNCPIVDTWWQTETGGILITSLPGAVDMKPGAAGKPFFGVKPALFDKDGNTLTGENQGLLVMTGSWPGQLRSVYGNHERFIDTYLSQYPGNYFTGDGAKRDEDGFYWITGRVDDVLNVSGHRLGTAEIESALVLHPAVAEAAVVGYPHEVKGQGVYAYVTLMANATESPELNKELIEFVAKELGRFAKPDYIQWAPGLPKTRSGKIMRRILRKIAENEIDTLGDTSTLADPAVVDNLIENRIVHG
- a CDS encoding TonB-dependent receptor, with amino-acid sequence MNITTFTKSPIALALSAVLTASVSQVALAEQTSDAKTDNVEIIEVKGIKGSLVRAMNVKRDMSGVVDAISAEEMGKFPDTNLAESLQRITGVSVSRSNGEGSQITVRGFGPDFNLITLNGRQMPGTGNTRSYSLENLASDGVSALEVYKTARAENPSGGLGATVNIVTRKPLASPGERYSLSGKAIHDTSNEENSDVTPEFSALYSNTFLDDTLGVAFSFTHHERDFQKQLANIQGWQANVALPTNLDDDKVVDPRPLDDEGNRVGNHFFPRDMNYGIENLERDRTNGHVTIQYMPIESLIVSLDYIRTEATTGVNSIGWGLWNDYGGNINAYEIDENGTVVYADISGNDGSYTASRGTTDVEEESIGLNFDWQVTDTLNIVLDYHDSSSEIDNGGDDGLGSFGSLVLGSDQLRTKTYDYRNGDIPRAEIYWNNGTTELAPGEIDSHFSQFIHSPGKSEIEQVQLHGTWENDAFDIPLVQVKFGGAYTDQRMGGSHAWSGLIGGFLFNPSWPEMFPDGMFTKHSTNNFLDEFGSGGANLTPSYYYTFDFDEVVARSEAFLTNELLGGDDYFATTAYHDMGTLTEGSVQEETKSVYVQSQWEFDVADYPVQLNIGVRYEETDVTSNVLQPVPTTVWWKGGSEWHTQYLPGDANFLKQTGEHDVFLPMIDLKVELTDEIVARASWGKTITRAPLGDLAGGRSLSGSPKIGSRNGGEGNTNLQPFESTNFDLSLEYYYDEASYASVGYFRKDVENFIGSQIVSTTIDGFHDIYLGPRWNQAVANIEGRGEQATNDAIFAEIQANGSALNEQGYLTPSSEDPLITWDIRRPFNAPDTKTVDGFEIAFQHLFGETGFGLGINGTIVEGDVEFDVNSLEQQTPLTGLSDSANFQAFYEKNGLSIKATYAWRDEYLIGVGQNEGSSDNPPQFAKAFGQWDLSVNYDVDEQTTVFFEGININNETEQGYGRYEEQFLFARQYGPRYVVGFRYSFQ
- a CDS encoding sugar MFS transporter encodes the protein MSAKPATEQLPPKGANTYTFALCSLTTLFFMWGFITCLNDILIPYLKGAFELSYTQAMLIQFCFFSAYFIVSIPAGNLVAKIGYQKGIVTGLTVAAIGCLLFYPAAALEVYALFLIALFVLAAGITLLQVSANPFVSILGPTKTASSRLTMTQAFNSLGTTVAPFFGAYLIFSSVETSDATGASAVQLPYLLLAAILLLLAGVFAKLKLPKLGTVTHSAASYADAIKFSHLKLGAIAIFLYVGAEVAIGSFLVSYLHDPNIAGLTESEASRLIAYYWGGAMLGRFVGAIVMQHVSAGKVLAFNAAAAIVLLMLTIFSQGEIAKWSVLAIGLFNSIMFPTIFSLAISGLGQHASRGSGVLCLAIVGGAIVPLLQGVLADVVGLQLAFFLPLLCYIYIAFYGVKGSVPTHVEADKE